From Staphylothermus hellenicus DSM 12710, a single genomic window includes:
- a CDS encoding DUF1156 domain-containing protein, which produces MLEKKLIETPSFPSIEISEKAISEKGPGRPPYWEMVFWWTRKPLITARAVIAGSIIPADKIDPEAFKQYILRLDKKTPHRFNPVFQGELAGLKKLFKETSLLDPFAGFGSIPLEALRLGVGKVIAVELLPTAAVFLKAVLEYPLKAVSDPKWKNLVKDVEKYGKWIIEQLKNDQDLKELYDEDTAIYIGTWEIQCPRCKRYTPLIGNYWLARVKKNNKYTRIAYMKPVKRNDRVDIEVVDINKEYKIPFLDKDKIKSNKIIIPRGKQTIELEVPEKNIDARREKATCLYCKNKIGYINPETGQHYPEKSNLPSSLRKKVIFYPKYALKQWNTLLEKYLSGETSLEELKKAPARPRILVKVKTRGKEIEFAPATQEDQEKLWKALEKLKQIWKDPDLPTEPIEPYCSSTYHTIVWGIDKFYKLFNPRQLLTLIKIVKLIREVGKKIEEEKLKKGWTREEAFRYAEAVTTYLAIALCKLVYLNSIVNIWDSTWFKIASSMSVRGIAMSWNWVDARPINNLAGSWSRSLNALIRSLLYLVSVIPSNKYRVDVLLDDAAVFNNVASDEKFDLIVTDPPYRDDVPYAELSDFYFIWLKRALSDVENGRLAPRFHQDLFFRRVGAVWKPISTQWESFAKREASFNPGRYRDYVGNNQDAKKYAYERYLELLGDSFIAMREHLKDDGLLVTYYNHTDPDAWRDLLWAGWARGGFKITATWPLDTESKQSIVKRGKRSLDTSLVIVWRKRSHSDRVGVFSDVYREAVEAAKSYAGDVWKQHRGLDAFIGVMGRVLEVATSYDKIVFPEKRDKLSSFLGIKDNEGGIESVGRIIREIVFPAAARGLIDYLVGMSTFNVSSPEALFYLLFKLVFLRDPETARKLLSKEKKLDASSITILSIASGINVGDMVKKRIVIEKRAASTSRKEYVLNSPLSIEPSKLRIFLEKRRGINPDKPRITNSIDALHVLEYYASKYDKSTFEKLVSKLQEQPGGPSFINEAKGIAYVICSYFEGDPEQQLSMRILEYMGVKCGPAKPSYRTIDNYIK; this is translated from the coding sequence ATTCTGGAAAAGAAACTAATAGAGACCCCATCCTTTCCAAGCATCGAGATCTCAGAAAAAGCCATCTCTGAAAAAGGACCAGGCAGACCCCCATACTGGGAAATGGTTTTCTGGTGGACACGTAAACCATTAATAACAGCAAGAGCAGTAATAGCGGGATCAATAATACCAGCAGACAAGATCGATCCAGAAGCATTTAAACAATACATTCTAAGACTAGACAAGAAAACACCGCACAGGTTTAACCCGGTTTTTCAAGGAGAACTAGCTGGTTTAAAGAAATTGTTTAAAGAAACAAGTCTGCTAGATCCATTCGCTGGCTTCGGCTCAATACCCCTAGAAGCACTAAGACTAGGCGTGGGAAAAGTAATAGCAGTAGAACTATTACCAACAGCAGCCGTATTCTTGAAAGCAGTCCTAGAATATCCTCTAAAAGCAGTTAGCGATCCTAAATGGAAAAATTTAGTTAAAGATGTGGAAAAATATGGTAAATGGATTATTGAACAATTAAAAAATGATCAGGATCTAAAAGAACTATACGACGAGGATACAGCAATATACATAGGAACATGGGAGATTCAATGCCCCCGGTGTAAAAGATATACACCACTAATAGGAAACTATTGGCTGGCAAGAGTGAAGAAAAATAATAAGTATACTAGAATAGCCTATATGAAGCCAGTGAAAAGAAACGATAGAGTAGATATTGAGGTAGTAGATATAAATAAAGAATACAAAATCCCCTTCCTTGACAAAGATAAGATTAAATCAAACAAAATAATCATACCTAGAGGAAAACAAACCATAGAGCTCGAAGTCCCAGAGAAAAACATTGATGCGAGAAGAGAGAAAGCAACATGCCTATACTGCAAAAACAAAATAGGATACATAAACCCAGAAACCGGACAACACTATCCCGAAAAATCAAACCTACCCTCATCACTCAGAAAAAAAGTCATATTCTACCCCAAATATGCTCTAAAACAATGGAACACACTCCTCGAAAAATACTTGTCCGGAGAAACAAGCCTAGAAGAACTCAAAAAAGCACCTGCAAGACCCAGAATACTAGTCAAGGTAAAAACTAGGGGTAAAGAAATAGAATTCGCACCGGCAACACAAGAAGACCAAGAAAAACTATGGAAAGCACTAGAAAAACTAAAACAAATATGGAAAGACCCAGACCTACCAACTGAGCCAATAGAGCCATACTGTTCATCCACCTATCATACAATTGTATGGGGTATTGATAAATTCTATAAGCTATTTAATCCACGACAACTCCTAACCTTAATCAAAATAGTCAAGCTAATACGAGAAGTTGGCAAGAAAATAGAGGAAGAAAAGCTAAAAAAAGGCTGGACCAGGGAAGAGGCATTCAGGTACGCAGAAGCAGTAACAACATACTTAGCAATAGCGTTATGTAAGCTCGTATATTTGAATTCTATAGTTAATATATGGGATAGTACATGGTTCAAGATCGCATCGAGCATGTCGGTAAGAGGTATAGCTATGAGTTGGAATTGGGTGGATGCTAGACCCATTAACAACCTTGCTGGATCTTGGAGTAGGTCATTAAATGCTCTTATTAGGAGCTTGTTGTACCTCGTTTCAGTTATTCCTAGTAATAAGTATAGGGTTGACGTTTTGCTGGATGATGCTGCTGTGTTTAACAATGTAGCCTCTGATGAGAAGTTTGATTTGATCGTTACTGATCCTCCTTATCGTGATGATGTTCCTTATGCTGAGCTTAGTGATTTTTATTTCATTTGGTTGAAGCGTGCTTTGAGTGATGTTGAGAATGGTAGGCTTGCTCCGAGGTTTCACCAGGACCTGTTTTTTAGGCGTGTTGGTGCTGTTTGGAAGCCTATTAGCACTCAGTGGGAATCTTTTGCTAAGCGTGAGGCTAGTTTTAATCCTGGACGCTACAGGGATTATGTTGGAAATAATCAGGATGCTAAAAAATATGCTTATGAACGCTACTTAGAGCTTCTCGGTGATTCTTTCATAGCTATGAGGGAGCACTTGAAGGATGATGGATTACTTGTTACATATTATAATCATACTGATCCTGATGCTTGGAGAGATCTATTGTGGGCTGGATGGGCTCGAGGAGGCTTTAAGATAACTGCTACATGGCCTCTTGATACAGAGAGTAAACAATCTATTGTTAAGAGGGGTAAGCGTAGCTTAGATACTAGCTTGGTAATTGTTTGGAGAAAAAGATCTCATAGTGATCGAGTAGGTGTTTTCAGCGATGTATATCGCGAAGCGGTGGAAGCTGCTAAAAGCTACGCAGGGGATGTTTGGAAACAACATAGAGGATTAGATGCTTTCATAGGCGTGATGGGCAGGGTTTTAGAAGTTGCAACAAGCTATGATAAAATAGTGTTTCCTGAGAAGAGGGATAAGCTTAGTAGCTTCTTGGGGATTAAGGATAACGAGGGAGGTATTGAGTCTGTTGGCAGAATTATACGTGAAATAGTGTTTCCTGCCGCTGCTCGCGGATTAATAGATTACTTGGTTGGTATGTCTACGTTCAATGTTAGTTCTCCAGAAGCTCTATTCTATCTCTTATTCAAGCTAGTGTTCTTAAGAGATCCTGAGACTGCTCGTAAACTTCTTTCTAAGGAGAAGAAACTGGATGCTAGCAGTATAACTATATTATCTATTGCTTCAGGTATAAACGTGGGTGATATGGTTAAGAAGAGGATAGTGATTGAGAAGCGAGCGGCATCTACTAGTAGAAAAGAGTATGTATTGAATTCGCCACTAAGTATTGAACCCAGTAAGTTGAGGATTTTCTTGGAGAAGCGTAGAGGAATTAATCCGGATAAGCCTAGGATAACTAACAGTATTGATGCACTTCACGTTCTCGAATACTATGCTTCTAAATATGATAAAAGCACATTTGAGAAACTTGTTTCGAAGCTTCAAGAACAACCAGGTGGGCCTAGCTTTATTAATGAAGCTAAGGGTATAGCATATGTTATCTGCAGCTATTTCGAAGGCGATCCAGAGCAGCAACTTTCTATGAGAATACTTGAATATATGGGGGTTAAATGTGGCCCGGCTAAGCCTAGTTATAGAACGATTGATAACTACATAAAGTAA
- a CDS encoding PD-(D/E)XK nuclease family protein encodes MVIEKYIVDLTGQELCGIGVQKILSGTSHLVRASNVARGAAFCIYAARLAEAIGAVTDFVSIIPGRGRLTHQLLAVALPQIFYGLNRVDFVKGRLPYSTIESYVRNAYNDLVEAGILNKEAVEESGSKLVNESIMYAVNMINSLSRVMPIFINKMGLNEGSLRLFTELFMYSYRFHIVGIIDAVIEDPISRKALVIEWKTGRTPENWEIAQAYTYALMEAERLGYDDPVGAVRDREDVVPIVIRPTGNIKVYSIADTYRTAGKTINKYELIRNILLSAEHLVLTITEYKDYVDNNTAKICSIKGLHGQKISAFRRAPKDLPRSNPVKYGNKYPCRICMYREACEFYTKTYKDWTLLDRLAYRARHAVYKIRENAQKPIKELYNLYIANNNNIEKLIEAIVRRENTLGESGNRIDYFEKASLSESYEIILERQVREYEQSIEPIKLKTLREGKPVLIIFNDPYVNNPLLRLSFHGRVEEIEIKPSRKGDKIYVHVAAPNIPSRLQLEILRRTVSHNLQYLEKIIGVEINVDLTQLELQAIDAFHRGSRGIAKRNDKLKILAKTTKKIRKEYKEAMFSVLFTEGLLKGENESW; translated from the coding sequence TTGGTTATTGAAAAATATATTGTTGATTTAACTGGTCAAGAACTTTGTGGTATTGGAGTGCAAAAGATTTTATCGGGTACATCTCATCTGGTTAGAGCTAGTAATGTTGCTCGAGGCGCTGCTTTCTGTATTTATGCGGCTCGTTTAGCTGAGGCTATTGGTGCAGTAACTGATTTTGTATCCATAATACCTGGGAGGGGGAGATTAACTCATCAATTACTAGCTGTAGCTTTACCGCAGATATTCTATGGTCTGAATAGAGTTGATTTCGTTAAGGGGAGGCTACCATATTCAACTATTGAATCATATGTTAGGAATGCATATAATGATTTAGTAGAAGCTGGAATATTGAATAAGGAGGCTGTTGAGGAGTCGGGAAGTAAATTAGTTAATGAATCTATTATGTACGCTGTTAACATGATCAATAGCTTATCTAGAGTAATGCCTATATTCATAAATAAAATGGGGTTGAATGAGGGGAGCCTTAGATTATTTACAGAGCTATTTATGTATAGTTATAGGTTTCATATTGTAGGAATAATTGATGCAGTCATAGAAGATCCCATTTCTAGAAAAGCTCTAGTCATTGAGTGGAAAACAGGGAGAACCCCGGAAAACTGGGAGATCGCACAAGCTTATACCTATGCTTTAATGGAGGCTGAAAGACTTGGATACGATGATCCTGTTGGAGCTGTTAGAGATAGAGAAGACGTTGTCCCAATAGTGATAAGACCCACTGGAAACATTAAGGTATACAGCATAGCTGATACCTATAGAACAGCTGGTAAAACCATTAATAAATATGAACTAATTAGAAACATACTATTATCTGCAGAACACTTAGTTTTAACAATAACAGAGTATAAAGATTATGTAGATAATAATACTGCTAAAATCTGCAGCATAAAAGGATTACATGGACAGAAAATATCTGCTTTTCGCAGAGCGCCAAAAGACCTGCCACGAAGTAATCCCGTTAAATATGGAAACAAGTATCCCTGCAGAATATGTATGTATAGAGAAGCATGTGAATTCTATACGAAAACATATAAAGACTGGACACTTCTAGATAGACTAGCCTATAGAGCTAGACATGCTGTATATAAGATTAGGGAGAATGCTCAGAAACCCATAAAAGAACTATACAATCTATACATTGCAAACAATAATAATATAGAAAAACTCATCGAAGCAATAGTTAGGCGGGAAAATACACTAGGCGAAAGCGGGAACCGCATAGATTACTTTGAAAAAGCATCATTAAGTGAATCCTACGAAATAATCTTGGAGAGACAAGTTAGAGAATATGAGCAATCCATAGAACCAATCAAGCTTAAAACGTTGAGAGAGGGAAAACCTGTTCTAATAATATTTAATGATCCATACGTGAATAATCCTCTTCTAAGGCTAAGTTTCCATGGTAGAGTCGAAGAAATAGAGATAAAGCCTTCAAGGAAAGGCGATAAAATATATGTTCACGTCGCAGCCCCAAATATTCCATCAAGACTGCAACTTGAAATACTGAGAAGAACTGTATCCCATAATCTCCAGTATCTCGAGAAAATAATAGGGGTCGAGATAAACGTTGATCTAACCCAGCTAGAACTACAAGCAATCGACGCATTCCACCGCGGCAGCCGCGGAATCGCTAAAAGAAACGATAAACTCAAGATACTAGCTAAAACTACGAAAAAGATTCGTAAAGAATACAAAGAAGCAATGTTCAGTGTCTTGTTTACTGAAGGCTTATTAAAAGGGGAGAATGAGTCATGGTAA
- a CDS encoding type II toxin-antitoxin system antitoxin SocA domain-containing protein, producing MDRRDVLLNIIMYFNKIYKKPLDGRKKLQKLLFLVEHLDIESGKLSRSRGLTGYKFIVYSYGPFSKDVYRDLESLVKEGIVEERMETWRQESLLYTYIDDGKPRRIYYYRILDENRVPKLPREVEDKIKLVIEKYGSLPPMKLESHVNELLKLTPKKKVEYWGEFIDDYLEEEGFE from the coding sequence ATGGATAGGAGAGATGTTTTATTGAATATTATCATGTATTTTAACAAGATCTATAAAAAGCCTCTTGATGGTAGGAAGAAGCTGCAGAAGCTTTTATTCCTAGTTGAGCATCTAGATATTGAATCCGGTAAACTATCTAGATCAAGGGGTTTGACTGGTTATAAATTCATTGTTTACAGCTATGGTCCTTTCTCCAAAGATGTATACAGAGATCTCGAAAGCCTTGTTAAGGAGGGGATTGTGGAGGAGAGGATGGAGACTTGGAGACAGGAATCATTACTGTACACTTACATCGATGACGGGAAGCCTCGGAGAATATATTATTATAGAATATTAGATGAGAATAGAGTTCCGAAACTACCCCGCGAAGTAGAGGATAAAATTAAATTAGTGATTGAAAAATATGGTTCGCTCCCACCTATGAAATTAGAATCACATGTTAATGAACTCCTAAAGCTTACTCCGAAGAAAAAAGTGGAATACTGGGGCGAATTCATCGATGATTACTTAGAGGAAGAAGGATTTGAATAG
- a CDS encoding TRM11 family SAM-dependent methyltransferase, which produces MKKGKLQRNSNVAGMRRVSYDDYLEFLKNNRAVEIEGNRISLEPIRVKRLYPLPQELTDISTTVWSFPKRGSWATHRGDYRGNWPPQMARALILAYTMPGETVLDPMIGSGTTCIEAKLLGRNCIGVDINYNAVILTLHRLYWLEKYLEKQASTQEIFGGEYSPVSIEDILKARVEIYHGDARNLDKISSNSIDLVATHPPYYNIIRYSRTKKIPGDLSGARRLEEYLAMIQQVGKEAFRVLKPGRILGILIGDTRIHKHYVPITHHVLETLLKTGFILKEEVVKIQHKMKTTREIWSKLKNKDFLLIYHEKLFILRKPIDKKEYRKYKYSTYMKLNV; this is translated from the coding sequence ATGAAGAAAGGCAAGTTGCAGAGAAACAGTAATGTGGCTGGTATGAGGAGGGTTTCCTATGATGATTACCTAGAGTTCTTAAAGAATAATAGGGCGGTGGAGATTGAGGGGAACAGGATTAGCTTGGAACCTATACGTGTGAAGCGTTTATATCCTTTACCACAGGAATTAACTGATATAAGTACTACTGTTTGGAGTTTTCCGAAGAGGGGTTCTTGGGCCACTCACCGCGGGGATTATCGGGGTAATTGGCCTCCTCAAATGGCTCGCGCACTTATACTTGCATATACTATGCCTGGAGAAACAGTATTGGATCCAATGATTGGTAGTGGTACAACATGTATTGAAGCAAAGCTTCTGGGCAGGAACTGTATAGGTGTAGATATAAACTACAACGCAGTCATACTAACACTCCACAGACTATACTGGCTGGAGAAATACTTGGAGAAACAAGCCTCCACCCAAGAAATATTTGGAGGAGAATACTCTCCCGTATCCATTGAGGATATTCTCAAGGCTAGAGTTGAAATCTACCATGGAGATGCCCGGAACCTGGACAAGATAAGCAGTAACAGCATAGACTTAGTAGCTACCCACCCACCATACTACAATATTATAAGGTATAGCAGAACCAAGAAGATCCCTGGAGACCTCTCGGGAGCTAGGAGATTAGAAGAATACTTAGCCATGATACAACAAGTTGGAAAAGAAGCCTTCAGAGTGCTTAAGCCAGGAAGAATCCTGGGGATCCTAATCGGTGACACAAGGATCCACAAACACTACGTCCCAATAACCCACCATGTACTAGAAACCCTTCTAAAAACAGGATTCATACTTAAAGAAGAAGTTGTGAAAATACAGCACAAAATGAAGACCACACGAGAAATATGGTCAAAGCTGAAAAACAAAGACTTCCTACTAATATATCATGAAAAACTATTCATACTAAGAAAACCAATAGACAAAAAAGAATATAGGAAATACAAGTACAGCACATACATGAAACTAAATGTTTAA
- a CDS encoding fibronectin type III domain-containing protein: MNKILALLFLSIMILSIPAIVPNNTVGSAGGEMGPYWFKDYYNVPGHILDLYDFDTVFAPNGDIVVAGNIYGFGAGEIDALVMRVNRCGEIVWYKSYGGVEDDIVSSAIIAPNGDIIVAGWTGSFIEDGDWDLWILRLDGNGSIVWEKDYGGSTDDGGTKVSLAIDPSSGDIVVATSTLQSDNYGGLWNNIWLLRLDKHGNVKWEKTYGVESDEDYAFAVSIAPNGDIVVGGETSGSYWVGDNIVSGAWVLRLDPNGDIIWQKVYETPQAYEEISGILVLPSGDILVSGSSGSLSEVMHSWIAYLDGGGNVKWSKTYIRSIEEGGSISEPVLAPNGDIIGRDIYTIAVSQDGSLKWAKWMIDGAMAGPIISPDGTAAVAGIEAHGFAIGRFNISNVPEYSGWQNPNDPGWDGWGSVDLKVYDAELIVTSSNIAPNTLPGSPRNINVEIHEAEHNAISNITSNTIWSVSSISEPQNLQATTNNNNVELTWDPPIDNGGCRIVEYRIYRGTNNNNLEYYASVNGSTTSFTDKNTANGQTYYYRVSAVNNIVEGPKSNIASATTTSSTPSETTSTTPTTTIGTTTTTTSTSTSHTQTTPPQTSTEKTSNTPSENTSPNNQGFPYETAAIIAVIIIIPLLAYTLIRLK, translated from the coding sequence ATGAATAAAATACTTGCTCTACTATTCTTATCCATAATGATTCTCAGCATACCAGCTATAGTTCCAAATAATACAGTTGGCTCAGCAGGGGGAGAAATGGGGCCTTATTGGTTCAAGGACTATTATAATGTACCTGGCCATATTCTTGATCTCTACGACTTCGACACAGTTTTTGCTCCTAACGGGGACATCGTTGTTGCCGGTAATATTTATGGTTTTGGTGCTGGAGAAATTGATGCTTTGGTTATGAGGGTTAACAGGTGTGGTGAAATAGTATGGTATAAAAGCTATGGCGGGGTCGAAGACGATATTGTATCCTCTGCAATTATAGCTCCTAATGGAGACATAATAGTTGCTGGTTGGACCGGGAGCTTTATTGAGGATGGAGACTGGGATCTATGGATTCTCCGCCTAGACGGGAATGGAAGCATTGTTTGGGAGAAGGATTATGGTGGAAGCACTGATGATGGTGGCACAAAGGTTTCCCTAGCAATTGATCCATCATCTGGAGACATAGTTGTTGCTACATCAACTCTTCAAAGCGACAACTATGGTGGCTTGTGGAATAATATATGGCTTCTACGCCTGGATAAACACGGTAATGTTAAGTGGGAGAAAACATATGGTGTGGAATCAGATGAAGACTATGCTTTTGCAGTAAGTATCGCCCCTAACGGAGACATAGTTGTAGGTGGAGAAACAAGTGGATCTTATTGGGTAGGAGACAACATTGTCTCTGGTGCATGGGTGTTGAGACTTGACCCAAACGGGGATATTATATGGCAGAAAGTCTATGAAACCCCTCAAGCTTATGAGGAAATCAGCGGGATCCTAGTATTGCCAAGTGGAGACATATTGGTTAGTGGTTCAAGTGGGAGTTTAAGCGAAGTAATGCATAGTTGGATCGCGTATCTAGATGGGGGAGGCAATGTTAAATGGTCGAAAACCTATATTCGAAGCATCGAGGAAGGAGGTTCAATAAGTGAACCCGTCCTAGCCCCAAATGGTGACATTATAGGTAGAGACATCTATACTATAGCGGTATCCCAGGATGGAAGCTTGAAATGGGCTAAGTGGATGATAGATGGGGCAATGGCTGGACCCATAATATCACCGGATGGAACAGCTGCAGTAGCTGGAATAGAAGCACATGGTTTCGCTATTGGGAGATTCAATATAAGCAATGTACCAGAGTATTCTGGCTGGCAAAACCCAAACGATCCAGGCTGGGATGGATGGGGCAGTGTTGACCTAAAAGTTTACGATGCTGAACTAATTGTTACATCTTCAAATATTGCCCCAAACACACTGCCTGGTTCACCACGAAACATAAATGTTGAGATACATGAAGCAGAACATAATGCTATATCCAATATTACATCTAATACTATATGGAGTGTATCATCCATATCAGAACCACAAAACCTCCAAGCAACAACTAATAACAATAATGTCGAGTTAACATGGGATCCACCAATAGATAATGGTGGGTGCAGAATAGTAGAATATAGGATTTACCGTGGAACAAACAATAATAACCTAGAATATTATGCATCAGTAAATGGGTCAACAACAAGCTTCACAGATAAAAACACTGCTAATGGTCAAACCTATTATTACAGAGTAAGCGCTGTAAACAACATAGTTGAAGGACCAAAATCAAACATAGCAAGCGCTACAACAACAAGTTCAACACCAAGCGAAACAACAAGCACAACACCCACAACAACCATAGGCACAACCACAACCACCACCAGTACAAGCACAAGCCACACACAAACAACCCCTCCACAAACCAGTACAGAAAAAACAAGCAATACACCAAGCGAAAACACAAGCCCCAACAATCAAGGATTCCCATACGAAACAGCAGCGATCATAGCAGTAATCATAATTATCCCACTACTAGCATACACACTGATACGCTTAAAATAA
- a CDS encoding ABC-ATPase domain-containing protein yields MFSSDRVYLVVDEIGVFLGRFAGRGFGYYKSLRNVVFDYDGVKAYFTRIQSDPYAPPSVFQIVVPGKIHGLKLKGYGKNDYLALSDYLYRRLYSESVKYRRKCGSGYSCFLGVPKPSPIMIYRSGAEIVGEDIVLRIFIGLPASGRRILVKPLNHILSVIIPRIINKFRNMYRCEEEIWERILYLRDYLYIQKLLEEENAVAFIANNSVLPRESSISQKPLANAVPFRVEDRFSREIRVPSGKTVYGLIIPRGLTVITGGGYHGKTTLLEALQDGIYPHIPGDGREYVVSRPRTVLVKAEDGRFIHRVDISSFIKKIPGGGDTRDFISRDASGSTSMAASINELVEVGVDNILLDEDTSATNLLYKDEYMSKLLYDDPITTITQLARSFTEKTRTNLVIVSSASSILLSKAGFIILMRNYKPTIRSRKEMGLVDKLPDKQYIPPRERRVFRGIRGVKKIRAKGSKLILKYVDGIVFELDLKNNPRIIENGQVKMIATILKWIIREKINGSTRELVETINNVFREKGFRGFTSMVPPDLGWVDGLDVAWTINRLYNVVFEKRPS; encoded by the coding sequence GTGTTTTCGAGTGATAGGGTTTATTTGGTTGTTGATGAGATTGGTGTTTTTCTTGGGAGATTTGCTGGTAGGGGGTTTGGGTATTACAAGTCTTTGAGGAATGTTGTTTTTGATTATGATGGTGTTAAGGCTTATTTTACTCGTATACAGTCTGACCCCTATGCTCCCCCATCTGTATTTCAGATAGTTGTTCCTGGGAAGATACATGGTTTGAAGCTTAAGGGATATGGTAAAAACGATTACTTGGCTTTATCTGATTATCTCTATAGGAGATTGTATAGTGAATCTGTTAAGTATAGGAGGAAATGTGGTAGTGGGTATAGTTGTTTCCTTGGAGTTCCTAAGCCTTCTCCAATAATGATTTATCGTAGTGGGGCTGAAATTGTTGGGGAAGATATTGTTTTGAGAATATTTATTGGTTTACCAGCATCTGGTAGGAGAATATTGGTTAAACCACTTAATCATATATTATCAGTAATTATTCCCAGAATAATCAATAAGTTCAGGAACATGTATAGGTGTGAAGAAGAGATATGGGAGAGGATTCTTTATCTTAGGGACTACTTGTATATTCAGAAACTACTCGAGGAGGAGAATGCTGTAGCTTTTATAGCTAATAATAGTGTTTTACCTAGAGAATCCAGTATATCGCAGAAACCCTTAGCAAACGCTGTTCCTTTCAGGGTAGAGGATAGGTTTTCTCGAGAAATAAGGGTTCCAAGCGGTAAAACAGTTTATGGACTAATTATCCCCCGAGGACTCACAGTTATAACTGGTGGGGGGTATCATGGTAAAACTACATTGTTGGAGGCATTACAGGATGGAATATATCCCCACATACCCGGTGATGGCAGAGAATACGTTGTATCTAGGCCTAGAACTGTTCTTGTAAAAGCTGAGGATGGCAGATTTATTCATAGAGTAGATATTTCTAGTTTTATAAAGAAAATACCCGGTGGTGGGGATACTAGGGATTTTATAAGTAGGGATGCAAGCGGATCTACAAGCATGGCTGCATCAATAAATGAGCTTGTCGAGGTAGGAGTTGACAATATCTTGTTGGATGAGGATACTAGTGCTACAAACCTATTATATAAGGATGAATACATGTCTAAACTACTCTACGACGACCCAATAACAACAATTACACAATTAGCCAGAAGCTTCACCGAGAAAACAAGAACTAACCTAGTAATAGTTTCCAGTGCTTCATCGATTCTACTAAGCAAAGCTGGCTTCATTATTCTTATGAGAAACTATAAGCCCACAATACGGTCTAGGAAAGAAATGGGTTTAGTGGATAAGCTCCCGGATAAACAATACATTCCGCCCAGGGAGAGGAGAGTGTTTAGGGGGATAAGAGGTGTTAAAAAAATTAGGGCTAAGGGGTCAAAGCTTATATTAAAATATGTGGATGGAATAGTTTTCGAGCTAGACTTAAAGAATAATCCGAGAATAATTGAGAATGGACAAGTAAAAATGATCGCCACTATTCTTAAATGGATTATTAGAGAAAAAATCAATGGTTCAACGAGAGAACTGGTTGAAACAATAAATAATGTGTTCCGAGAAAAAGGATTCCGGGGATTCACTAGTATGGTTCCCCCTGATCTCGGATGGGTTGATGGATTAGATGTTGCATGGACTATTAATAGATTATACAATGTAGTATTCGAGAAAAGACCCTCATAG